In a single window of the Planctomycetia bacterium genome:
- a CDS encoding carbohydrate ABC transporter permease, whose protein sequence is MISKTKNRLAMAILVVGSILMIFPFWWMFTTSLSTEAQATEAASGFRVWPSDPQWHNYPEALRRMGSRPWHGFLDALANTTVVTTLCVVGQILSCSLVGYAFARLRFRGRETLFIIMIATMMLPAQVTMIPMFILFRSFGWIDTLLPLVVPMFFGTPFYVFMFRQFFSQVPEALVEAARIDGCGHLRIWMQIMLPICKPVIAITAIFTFIFAWNDFLGPLIYLQSEDQMTLAVALNSFQNQYGDFREAHYLMAASIVTMIPCIVLFFVAQKQFVGGLSLGAVKG, encoded by the coding sequence ATGATCTCCAAAACAAAAAACCGCCTCGCCATGGCGATCCTCGTCGTCGGCAGCATCCTGATGATCTTTCCTTTCTGGTGGATGTTTACCACCAGTCTGTCCACCGAGGCGCAAGCAACCGAAGCGGCATCCGGCTTTCGCGTGTGGCCCTCCGACCCTCAGTGGCATAACTATCCCGAGGCACTTCGCCGCATGGGGTCGCGGCCGTGGCACGGCTTTCTCGATGCCCTCGCCAACACCACCGTCGTCACCACCCTTTGCGTCGTCGGGCAGATTCTCTCGTGCAGCCTTGTCGGGTATGCCTTTGCCCGACTGCGCTTTCGCGGGCGGGAGACCCTCTTCATCATCATGATCGCCACCATGATGCTCCCGGCGCAGGTGACCATGATCCCCATGTTCATCCTCTTCCGCTCCTTCGGGTGGATCGACACGCTGCTGCCGCTCGTCGTGCCGATGTTCTTCGGCACGCCGTTCTATGTCTTCATGTTTCGCCAGTTCTTCTCCCAGGTGCCGGAGGCGCTGGTCGAGGCCGCGCGCATCGACGGCTGCGGCCACCTGCGCATCTGGATGCAGATCATGCTGCCCATCTGCAAGCCGGTCATCGCCATCACCGCGATCTTCACCTTCATCTTCGCGTGGAACGACTTCCTGGGGCCCCTGATCTACCTGCAAAGCGAAGACCAGATGACGCTCGCCGTCGCGCTCAACTCGTTCCAAAACCAGTACGGCGACTTCCGCGAGGCCCACTACCTCATGGCCGCGAGCATCGTGACGATGATCCCCTGCATCGTCCTCTTCTTCGTCGCCCAAAAACAATTCGTCGGCGGCCTCTCGCTCGGAGCGGTGAAGGGATAG
- a CDS encoding extracellular solute-binding protein produces MQKLVHGIASTLRLIVAVAAAIVLIFSFTWVGTRSLRKEKLRAGQVQLTVLHWGEKNEDAIVQQLCRDFTSLPENQGIRILRTNLGQAAQVNTKLQTMFAAGDPPDVFYLGYEKAADIAVKDLVVDLDELIAQDKATGVPTVDLDDYFPSVLRCFRFDKETNRIGSGKLIALAKDFTGVGFYYNKDLFRRAGVPFPPNDDWTWEEFIERARAIAKLPDCYGADFVTWESMVRIFLWTHGYDFTDDNWKTYKFEDPEVIATLEKLRVWFHEEKRTLVSAKTQLETLLEPFLAGNVGMAGPFGRWKCPTYRLISKFDWDFAPLPHAKGKPPRNGIFTTGWAIAKSSPHRDEAWRFIKYLNSPRGQALMSSGGLAIPTLKSVAFSPSFCDPAQKPANCQAFLAAAQYAEPIDWPSEPRYLHQLRVRLEDIYKLGKPIAPQLARVSAEWQKNDELLRREYPPMPWRSIYLWISIPVLIIVLAAAAIWWIRRPRGLALSEELAGNLMVSPWVIGFMAFTAFPIVLSLLLAFSKWSGMSTLEHARALGFDNFRTLWQLDTSFHKALKITLWYTLLAVPTSQLAALFAAMLMNNEFKSIGVHRAVWYLPSVLAGVGMAVMWKWVFNHEHGLLKTVIDPLLPTGWHTPAWFEKDAETWGVPAFAIVNLWAIGGTMMIYLAGLKGIPKDMYEAAEIDGAVGWRKFFAVTLPMLSPVILFNVIMAVIASFQVFTQAWVMTAGGPGDATRFYVVYLYNQAFDFHDMGYASAMAWLLLLIILALTLILMKTSKRFVYYEALK; encoded by the coding sequence ATGCAGAAGCTCGTTCATGGAATCGCTTCCACCCTGCGGCTGATCGTCGCCGTCGCGGCGGCCATCGTGCTGATCTTCTCGTTTACCTGGGTCGGGACGCGTTCGCTGCGAAAAGAAAAGCTCCGCGCCGGTCAGGTGCAGTTGACCGTCCTGCACTGGGGCGAGAAGAACGAAGACGCCATCGTCCAGCAGCTCTGCCGCGACTTCACCTCCCTCCCGGAAAACCAGGGCATACGCATTCTGCGAACCAATCTCGGCCAGGCGGCCCAGGTCAACACCAAACTGCAAACCATGTTCGCCGCCGGTGACCCGCCGGATGTCTTCTACCTCGGTTACGAAAAGGCCGCCGACATCGCCGTCAAAGACCTCGTCGTCGATCTCGACGAACTCATCGCCCAGGACAAGGCGACCGGCGTCCCCACCGTCGATCTAGACGACTACTTCCCGTCGGTCCTTCGCTGTTTCCGCTTCGACAAGGAAACCAACCGGATCGGCAGCGGCAAGCTCATCGCCCTCGCCAAGGACTTCACCGGCGTCGGCTTCTATTACAACAAGGACCTGTTCCGCCGCGCCGGCGTGCCGTTTCCCCCCAACGACGACTGGACCTGGGAGGAATTCATCGAGCGCGCCCGCGCGATCGCAAAGCTGCCCGATTGCTACGGCGCCGATTTCGTCACCTGGGAGTCGATGGTCCGAATCTTTCTCTGGACGCACGGATACGACTTCACCGACGACAACTGGAAGACCTACAAGTTCGAAGACCCCGAGGTCATCGCCACCCTCGAAAAGCTCCGCGTCTGGTTCCACGAGGAAAAGCGCACCCTCGTATCCGCCAAGACCCAGCTCGAAACATTGCTCGAACCCTTTCTCGCCGGAAACGTCGGCATGGCCGGCCCCTTCGGCCGATGGAAGTGCCCCACCTATCGACTCATCTCCAAGTTCGATTGGGACTTCGCCCCCCTGCCACACGCCAAAGGCAAGCCGCCGCGCAACGGCATCTTCACCACCGGCTGGGCCATCGCCAAATCGAGCCCCCACCGCGATGAGGCCTGGCGCTTCATCAAATACCTCAACAGCCCGCGCGGGCAGGCCCTGATGAGCAGCGGCGGCCTCGCCATTCCGACGCTCAAGTCCGTCGCCTTCTCGCCTTCCTTCTGCGACCCTGCGCAGAAGCCCGCGAACTGTCAGGCCTTCCTTGCCGCCGCACAATATGCCGAGCCCATCGACTGGCCTTCGGAGCCGCGCTATCTGCACCAGCTTCGCGTCCGATTGGAGGACATCTACAAGCTCGGCAAACCCATCGCGCCCCAGCTTGCCCGAGTGTCAGCCGAGTGGCAGAAGAACGACGAGCTGCTTCGCCGAGAGTATCCACCGATGCCCTGGCGCAGCATCTACCTCTGGATCTCCATCCCTGTACTGATCATCGTCCTCGCCGCCGCCGCGATCTGGTGGATTCGTCGCCCGCGCGGCCTCGCCCTCAGCGAAGAACTGGCCGGCAATCTCATGGTCAGCCCGTGGGTGATCGGATTCATGGCCTTCACCGCGTTCCCGATCGTCCTCTCTCTTTTGCTGGCCTTCTCCAAGTGGAGCGGCATGTCCACCCTCGAACATGCCCGGGCCCTGGGCTTCGACAATTTCCGCACGCTCTGGCAGCTCGACACGTCTTTCCACAAGGCGCTGAAGATCACCCTCTGGTACACCCTGCTTGCCGTGCCGACCAGCCAGCTTGCCGCCCTGTTCGCGGCCATGCTCATGAACAACGAATTCAAATCCATCGGCGTCCACCGCGCGGTCTGGTATCTACCCAGCGTCCTCGCCGGCGTCGGCATGGCCGTCATGTGGAAGTGGGTCTTCAACCACGAACACGGCCTGCTCAAGACCGTCATCGATCCCCTGCTGCCAACCGGCTGGCACACCCCCGCTTGGTTCGAGAAAGACGCCGAGACCTGGGGCGTTCCCGCCTTCGCCATCGTCAATCTCTGGGCCATCGGCGGCACCATGATGATCTACCTCGCCGGCCTCAAGGGCATCCCCAAGGACATGTACGAGGCCGCCGAGATCGACGGCGCCGTCGGCTGGCGAAAGTTTTTCGCCGTCACCCTCCCGATGCTCAGCCCGGTCATTCTCTTCAACGTCATCATGGCCGTCATCGCATCCTTCCAGGTCTTCACCCAGGCCTGGGTCATGACCGCCGGCGGCCCCGGCGACGCGACGCGCTTCTACGTCGTCTACCTCTACAACCAGGCCTTCGACTTCCACGACATGGGCTACGCGTCCGCGATGGCCTGGCTGCTCCTGCTCATCATCCTCGCCCTGACGCTGATTCTGATGAAGACGTCAAAGCGGTTCGTCTACTACGAGGCGCTGAAATGA
- a CDS encoding IS1380 family transposase: MFFSSLGRKKIVADFTGGTLTSDAGGLLLREVERRLGLVDQLAGVINDPRDPARIQHDQRVMLAQRIFAIAMGYEDLNDHQALRSDPVLAVLTGRPPSADEPLASSPTLCRLENRVTRGDLARMSRVLVEQFIASYESPPEELILDFDATDDPIHGNQEGRFFHGYYDHHCFLPLYVFCGSRLLVSYLRPSNIDGAHHAWPILKLLVQRLRQAWPGVRIIVRGDSGFCRRRMMKWCDRHGVKYVLGLARNTVLEKAAESFMQAAEAQFATTQQKVRNFHEIEYAAQTWDRPRRVIVKAERLVQGPNVRFVVTNLTDRTPNDIYDGLYTARGDMENRIKEQQLGLFADRTSCHAFLANQFRLLLSSAAYVLVETLRRTALAGTELAEAQVNTIRLKLLKVAARVVVSVRRVVLRLSSSCPLQDLWRSLVPRLRLIPPAPS; the protein is encoded by the coding sequence ATGTTCTTTTCCAGTCTCGGCCGCAAGAAAATCGTGGCCGATTTCACAGGCGGAACGCTCACCTCAGACGCCGGGGGTCTGCTGCTTCGGGAGGTCGAGCGGCGTCTGGGCCTGGTCGATCAACTGGCCGGGGTCATCAACGACCCGCGTGATCCGGCCCGAATTCAACATGACCAGCGGGTCATGCTGGCCCAGCGCATCTTTGCCATTGCGATGGGCTACGAAGATCTCAACGACCATCAAGCCCTGCGGAGCGATCCCGTGCTGGCGGTCCTGACCGGGCGGCCGCCGAGCGCGGATGAGCCGCTGGCCAGCAGTCCGACCTTGTGCCGGCTGGAGAACCGCGTCACGCGCGGCGACCTGGCACGAATGTCGCGTGTGCTGGTGGAGCAGTTCATCGCGTCCTATGAATCGCCGCCGGAGGAATTGATCCTCGACTTCGACGCGACCGACGATCCGATCCACGGCAACCAGGAAGGCCGCTTCTTCCACGGCTATTACGACCACCACTGCTTCCTACCGCTGTATGTGTTCTGCGGCTCGCGGCTGCTGGTCTCCTACCTGCGGCCCAGCAACATCGACGGGGCCCATCACGCCTGGCCCATCCTGAAGCTGCTGGTGCAGCGCTTGCGACAGGCGTGGCCCGGGGTGCGGATCATCGTCCGCGGGGATTCCGGCTTCTGCCGCCGGCGAATGATGAAATGGTGCGACCGGCACGGCGTCAAGTACGTGCTGGGCCTGGCCCGCAACACCGTCCTGGAGAAAGCGGCCGAGTCCTTCATGCAGGCGGCCGAGGCCCAGTTCGCCACCACGCAGCAGAAGGTGCGGAACTTCCACGAGATCGAGTACGCGGCGCAGACCTGGGATCGCCCGCGCCGCGTGATCGTCAAGGCCGAGCGGCTGGTTCAGGGGCCCAACGTTCGATTCGTGGTGACCAACCTGACCGACCGCACGCCGAACGATATCTACGACGGTCTGTACACGGCCCGCGGCGACATGGAGAACCGCATCAAGGAGCAGCAGCTCGGGCTCTTCGCCGATCGCACCAGTTGCCACGCCTTCCTGGCCAATCAGTTCCGGCTGCTGTTGTCCTCGGCGGCCTACGTCCTGGTGGAAACGCTGCGCCGCACGGCCCTGGCCGGCACCGAACTGGCCGAGGCCCAGGTGAACACCATTCGCCTGAAACTCCTCAAGGTCGCCGCGCGGGTGGTCGTCTCCGTGCGCCGCGTCGTACTGCGACTGTCGAGCAGCTGCCCCCTGCAGGACCTGTGGCGATCCCTGGTTCCACGACTCCGCCTGATCCCGCCCGCCCCATCATGA
- the pilM gene encoding pilus assembly protein PilM → MLIGRGRKHGPIGLDLGSTGVRMIQFADAMGDPVVQAATHFELPPGITDARERAEMLERAVKDAMATRPFCGREVVAGLGLSEFQMKSIRLPKMPPEELAAAVEFEAQDRFDMAGKPAQVRFFSAGEVRHGTEIKEEILVFAATQEAVTSKVEMLQALGLRPTAVDVTPCAVARSFIRFLRRSEDAASVNVFLDVGGRGSSIVITRGTDICFVKLLDVGGEQMNAAVAKALNLSPDQAAELRVRILHESASSPSKSDNAIPDEIRARAADAIRPIAERICRDMQLCLRYLAVTFRGQRPGTLTLVGGEAHEPELHRAFSASVDIPCTIGHPLRGMAGIEQALSRDERTLAPAWSVATGLALRGATCIRTSTQACGSVGAPVA, encoded by the coding sequence ATGTTGATCGGAAGAGGCAGAAAACACGGACCGATCGGTCTCGACCTCGGCTCCACCGGCGTGCGAATGATTCAGTTCGCCGACGCCATGGGCGATCCCGTCGTACAGGCCGCGACGCACTTCGAGCTTCCGCCGGGCATCACCGATGCGCGGGAGCGGGCGGAGATGCTGGAGCGCGCCGTAAAAGACGCTATGGCGACGCGGCCCTTCTGCGGCCGCGAAGTCGTCGCCGGATTGGGCCTCAGCGAATTCCAGATGAAGAGCATTCGCCTGCCGAAGATGCCGCCGGAAGAGCTCGCCGCGGCGGTGGAATTCGAGGCCCAGGACCGTTTCGACATGGCCGGCAAGCCTGCCCAGGTGCGATTCTTCTCCGCAGGCGAGGTCCGTCACGGTACGGAAATCAAAGAAGAAATACTCGTCTTCGCCGCGACGCAGGAGGCGGTGACGTCGAAGGTAGAGATGCTGCAGGCCCTTGGACTTCGACCGACGGCGGTTGATGTCACGCCGTGCGCAGTGGCCCGGAGCTTTATTCGATTCCTGCGGCGAAGCGAGGACGCGGCATCGGTCAACGTCTTTCTGGACGTCGGCGGGCGTGGTTCGAGCATCGTCATTACCCGGGGAACCGACATCTGCTTCGTAAAGCTGCTGGACGTCGGCGGCGAGCAGATGAACGCGGCGGTCGCCAAGGCGCTGAATCTGTCGCCCGACCAGGCGGCGGAACTTCGAGTGCGCATCCTGCACGAGAGCGCGTCCTCACCATCGAAGTCCGACAACGCCATTCCCGACGAAATTCGCGCGCGAGCGGCCGATGCCATTCGCCCGATCGCCGAGCGCATCTGCCGCGACATGCAGCTTTGCCTGCGCTACCTTGCCGTGACGTTTCGTGGGCAGCGGCCCGGAACGCTCACGCTGGTGGGCGGCGAGGCGCACGAGCCCGAACTGCATCGGGCGTTTTCCGCATCGGTCGATATTCCGTGCACGATCGGACATCCGCTGCGGGGAATGGCGGGCATCGAGCAGGCCCTTTCACGGGACGAGCGGACGCTGGCGCCTGCATGGAGCGTCGCGACGGGGCTAGCCCTTCGCGGGGCCACCTGCATTCGAACTTCAACACAGGCCTGTGGCTCGGTGGGCGCCCCTGTGGCATGA